One genomic window of Phoenix dactylifera cultivar Barhee BC4 chromosome 6, palm_55x_up_171113_PBpolish2nd_filt_p, whole genome shotgun sequence includes the following:
- the LOC103707661 gene encoding L-type lectin-domain containing receptor kinase SIT2-like: MGVQEHRKKLMPSIFLETLVVCVLFLEVSASIDGEFTFNGFQGANLSSDGVASVMPNGLLRLTNLTMHATGHAFHPTSLLFKNSQIGSVISFSTTFVFAIVPGYPLGGMGMAFVLSPSKNLSGATHSQYLGLFNPSNNGNLSNHIAAVELDTSFNPEFKDINDNHVGIDIDSLVSTESYYAGYFTNDGKFRNLTLMSGEPMQVWIDYDGKAMQLNVTLSPFKAPKPNHPILSSNINLSSVFFDRMYAGFSASTGTVQASHYILGWSFKLDGIAQPLDYSKLPHLPRSKSKRRPRGMAIWIPILVLVFFLVTAAIVLFVVRRKNKFAEILEDWELEYGTHRFSYRDLYRATHGFKDSGLLGVGGFGRVYKGVLRTSNTEVAVKRVSHESKQGVREFVAEITSIGQLRHRSLVQLLGYCRRKGELLLVYEFMPNGSLDKLLFDQKKSILDWAQRLRIINGVALGLLYLHEDCEQVIVHRDIKASNVLLDGELNGKLGDFGLARLYDHGSDPRSTIAVGTMGYLAPELTKRGKVTTSTDVFAFGAFLLEVACGRRPIEPRASKEETVLVDWVMKNWRRGAILGVVDWRLQGQYAVEEVELVLKLGLLCSHPSPVARPSMRKVIRILDGVLPMPELVVDQ, encoded by the coding sequence ATGGGTGTCCAAGAACACAGGAAAAAACTAATGCCAAGTATCTTTCTGGAGACTCTGGTGGTCTGTGTTCTCTTCCTAGAAGTTTCAGCTTCAATAGATGGCGAATTTACCTTCAATGGCTTCCAAGGTGCTAATCTGAGCTCCGACGGAGTAGCATCAGTGATGCCCAATGGTCTCCTGAGACTGACCAACCTCACGATGCATGCGACGGGCCATGCCTTCCATCCCACTTCGCTTCTCTTCAAAAATTCTCAAATCGGCAGCGTCATCTCCTTCTCTACGACATTCGTGTTTGCAATCGTCCCGGGATATCCACTAGGTGGCATGGGGATGGCCTTCGTTCTCTCTCCTTCCAAAAATCTCTCTGGAGCCACACATAGCCAGTACTTGGGCCTCTTCAACCCCAGTAACAATGGCAACTTATCAAACCATATTGCTGCAGTTGAGCTCGACACATCCTTCAACCCTGAATTCAAAGACATCAACGACAATCATGTAGGAATCGACATCGATAGCTTGGTTTCCACCGAGTCCTATTATGCCGGCTATTTCACAAATGATGGCAAGTTTAGGAACCTTACCCTCATGAGTGGCGAACCAATGCAAGTTTGGATCGACTACGATGGTAAAGCAATGCAGCTTAATGTAACGTTGTCTCCTTTCAAAGCACCTAAAccaaatcatcctatcttgtctTCAAATATCAACCTTTCCAGCGTATTCTTCGACCGCATGTATGCGGGCTTCTCAGCATCTACCGGCACGGTTCAAGcatctcactacattcttgGGTGGAGCTTCAAGTTGGATGGGATTGCTCAGCCACTAGATTACTCCAAGCTGCCACATCTCCCTCGGAGCAAATCCAAACGGAGGCCAAGGGGTATGGCTATTTGGATCCCCATATTGGTGTTGGTGTTCTTCTTAGTAACTGCGGCTATTGTTCTTTTTGTCgtgagaaggaagaacaagtttGCAGAGATTCTTGAGGACTGGGAACTTGAATATGGAACTCATAGGTTCTCATACAGAGATCTCTACAGAGCCACCCACGGCTTCAAAGACAGCGGCCTTCTTGGAGTAGGAGGCTTTGGGAGGGTCTACAAAGGGGTCCTACGCACTTCTAATACTGAAGTTGCTGTCAAAAGGGTCTCCCATGAATCCAAGCAGGGGGTGAGGGAGTTTGTAGCTGAGATCACGAGCATCGGCCAGCTCCGGCATCGCAGCCTGGTCCAGCTCCTGGGTTACTGCCGGCGCAAGGGGGAATTACTTCTGGTATATGAATTCATGCCCAATGGCAGCCTCGACAAGCTTCTGTTCGACCAGAAGAAATCCATCCTGGATTGGGCTCAAAGGCTTCGGATCATCAACGGCGTCGCTCTCGGCCTCCTGTACTTGCATGAAGACTGCGAGCAGGTCATCGTCCATCGAGACATCAAAGCCAGCAACGTACTGCTAGATGGTGAATTGAACGGTAAACTAGGAGATTTTGGGCTCGCAAGGCTATACGATCATGGGAGCGATCCAAGAAGCACCATTGCGGTGGGAACAATGGGCTATCTCGCACCGGAGCTCACCAAGAGAGGGAAGGTGACTACGAGCACTGATGTGTTTGCTTTTGGAGCTTTCCTTCTCGAGGTTGCTTGCGGACGAAGGCCAATCGAACCGAGAGcatcaaaggaggagacagtattGGTCGACTGGGTCATGAAGAATTGGCGAAGAGGAGCTATTCTCGGTGTTGTGGACTGGAGATTGCAAGGTCAATACGCAGTCGAGGAAGTCGAGCTAGTGTTGAAGCTGGGACTGCTTTGCTCGCACCCGTCACCAGTTGCAAGGCCTAGCATGAGGAAGGTGATACGGATACTAGATGGTGTCCTTCCAATGCCGGAGCTGGTGGTTGATCAATAG